One genomic region from Streptomyces sp. NBC_01431 encodes:
- a CDS encoding NAD-dependent epimerase/dehydratase family protein: MRVLMLGGTEFVGRAVTEAALARGHEVTVFHRGRHEAPAGVVSLHGDRTAKGGLAALEDGEWDVVVDTWSHAPAVVRDAARLLCGRAGQYAYVSSRSVYPHPTPVGADEDTPLVAGSPDDVDEVDYPSAKRGGELAAVREFGAERTLLVRAGLVLGPWENIGRLPWWLTRAAQGGDMLAPGPRDLGVQYIDCRDLAQWTLDAAEAGLSGPYNLVSPAGHTTMGGLLEACVEVTGGGAVLRWTEAEPILAAGIAPWLQLPVWIPPGEMHDTMHGSSVAKAVAAGLHCRPVSETVADTWAWLRSVGGTAPQRPDRPQVGLDPETEAKVLGRS; this comes from the coding sequence ATGAGAGTGCTGATGCTGGGTGGTACGGAATTCGTCGGCCGGGCCGTGACCGAAGCGGCGCTGGCTCGCGGTCACGAGGTGACGGTGTTTCACCGGGGCCGCCACGAGGCGCCGGCGGGGGTGGTCTCACTGCACGGCGACCGCACCGCCAAGGGCGGGCTCGCGGCGCTGGAGGACGGCGAGTGGGACGTGGTCGTCGACACCTGGTCGCACGCCCCGGCCGTCGTCCGCGACGCGGCCCGGCTGCTGTGCGGGCGGGCCGGCCAGTATGCGTACGTATCGAGCCGGTCGGTGTACCCCCACCCCACCCCGGTCGGCGCCGACGAGGACACACCGCTGGTGGCGGGCTCCCCCGACGACGTGGACGAGGTGGACTACCCGTCGGCCAAGCGCGGCGGCGAACTCGCCGCGGTGCGCGAATTCGGCGCGGAGCGCACGCTGTTGGTGCGCGCGGGTCTGGTCCTCGGCCCGTGGGAGAACATCGGCCGACTCCCGTGGTGGCTGACCCGGGCCGCACAAGGCGGCGACATGCTGGCCCCCGGCCCGCGCGATCTGGGCGTGCAGTACATCGACTGCCGCGACCTGGCGCAGTGGACCCTGGACGCGGCGGAGGCCGGGCTCAGTGGTCCGTACAACCTGGTCAGTCCGGCAGGCCACACCACCATGGGCGGACTGCTCGAAGCGTGCGTCGAGGTCACCGGCGGCGGGGCGGTGCTGCGCTGGACCGAGGCCGAGCCGATCCTGGCGGCCGGTATCGCGCCGTGGCTCCAGCTGCCCGTGTGGATTCCGCCGGGCGAGATGCACGACACGATGCACGGCTCGTCGGTCGCGAAGGCCGTGGCGGCCGGGCTCCACTGCCGCCCCGTGTCGGAGACCGTCGCCGACACCTGGGCCTGGCTCCGCTCGGTCGGCGGGACCGCGCCGCAGCGCCCGGACCGCCCTCAGGTCGGCCTCGACCCGGAGACGGAGGCCAAGGTGCTCGGCCGCAGCTGA
- a CDS encoding SGNH/GDSL hydrolase family protein: MADDSRSFSSGAFGSYTAIGDSFTEGVGDPGPDGTFVGWADRFAVLLADQRPEGAFRYANLAVRGKLLDQIVEDQVPRAKELAPDLVSFCAGGNDIIRPGTDPDEVAERFERALADLKSSVGTVMVTTGFDTRGVTLLRHLRGKIATYNGHVRAMADRYDCPVLDLWSLKSVQDRRAWDADRLHLSAEGHTRVALRAAQVLGLDVPADPDQPWPPLPPRNTLEVRRDDIHWAREYLVPWIGRRLRGESSGDEVTPKRPDLLPL, from the coding sequence GTGGCAGACGATTCGAGATCATTCAGCAGCGGCGCGTTCGGGTCGTATACGGCGATCGGCGACAGTTTCACGGAAGGCGTCGGCGACCCCGGCCCGGACGGTACGTTCGTCGGCTGGGCGGACCGGTTCGCGGTGCTGCTCGCAGACCAGCGGCCGGAAGGTGCCTTCCGCTACGCCAACCTCGCGGTGCGCGGCAAGCTCCTCGACCAGATCGTCGAGGACCAGGTGCCCCGCGCCAAGGAGCTCGCCCCGGACCTGGTGAGCTTCTGCGCGGGCGGCAACGACATCATCCGGCCCGGCACCGACCCCGACGAGGTGGCCGAACGCTTCGAGCGGGCGCTCGCCGACCTGAAGTCGTCGGTCGGCACCGTCATGGTGACCACCGGCTTCGACACCCGAGGCGTCACCCTGCTCCGCCATCTGCGCGGCAAGATCGCGACGTACAACGGGCATGTGCGGGCCATGGCGGACCGCTACGACTGCCCGGTGCTCGACCTCTGGTCGCTGAAGTCCGTCCAGGACCGGCGGGCCTGGGACGCCGACCGGCTGCACCTCTCGGCGGAGGGACACACCCGGGTCGCACTGCGCGCCGCCCAGGTGCTCGGCCTCGACGTACCGGCCGACCCGGACCAGCCGTGGCCCCCGCTGCCGCCGCGCAACACCCTGGAGGTGCGGCGCGACGACATCCACTGGGCGCGCGAATACCTGGTGCCGTGGATCGGGCGGCGGCTGCGAGGCGAGTCCTCGGGCGACGAGGTCACGCCCAAGCGCCCTGATCTGCTGCCTCTTTGA
- a CDS encoding alpha-galactosidase, with protein MIELGDNGRLWLLSGRTSSYALHLTDREELLHLHWGPRISVADAAALAREPLPPPWPFESRLDGVEEYPVEGGPRFVRPALSVRTGQARGTEWRFADSDVDGDELRLTFTDPANGLALTLHYRMRDDFDVVERWVTAAHQGADGALELLRADAAAWTLPERDGWRLSQLHGRWAAESRLVRSELTPGEKVLGSRRGHTGHQHLPWVALDADGAATEESGEVYGCALGWSGSWRIAVHALPDGRVQINGGAGHDDAGLVLLAPGQAYTSPVFAGLWSGGGFGGASREWHAWQLARVIPRAGEPRPVLFNSWEATGFDISEDQQRALAHRAADMGVELFVVDDGWFGARTHDAAGLGDWSPNPARFPGGLKPLADEVHALGMQFGIWVEPEMVNPDSDLYRAHPDWVQHQLGRSRTEFRHQLVLNLARRDVRAYLWEQLDGLLSSAPVDYVKWDFNRCFTEAGWPDEPYPQKLWVEHVEAFYALLDQLRAAHPRVAFESCSGGGGRVDLGVLSRTDQVWTSDNTDPLDRLAIQHGFSQLHPARVMAAWVTDSPNEQLNGRASSLRFRFVSAMAGVLGVGGDLNRWSAAELAEAREWVALYKEIRPVVQLGTQYRLRAPEGGLSAVQYTRGDDTVVLAWLQAQRHGELPPAVRLRGLDATAAYECLDTGAVHRGAVLLHRGLATGLRGDLDAAVFRLRRAR; from the coding sequence ATGATCGAGCTCGGTGACAACGGACGTCTTTGGCTGCTGTCCGGTCGGACCAGCAGCTATGCGCTGCACCTCACGGACCGGGAGGAACTGCTGCACCTCCACTGGGGCCCCAGGATCTCGGTCGCCGACGCGGCAGCTCTGGCCCGCGAGCCCCTGCCGCCCCCGTGGCCGTTCGAGTCGCGTCTGGACGGCGTGGAGGAGTACCCGGTGGAGGGCGGGCCGCGTTTCGTGCGCCCGGCGCTCTCGGTGCGTACCGGACAGGCGCGGGGCACCGAGTGGCGCTTCGCCGACTCGGACGTCGACGGTGACGAGCTGCGCCTGACGTTCACCGACCCCGCCAACGGTCTCGCGCTCACCCTGCACTACCGGATGCGCGACGACTTCGACGTCGTGGAGCGATGGGTGACCGCCGCACATCAAGGAGCCGACGGCGCACTGGAGTTGCTGCGCGCGGACGCCGCCGCCTGGACGCTGCCGGAGCGCGACGGCTGGCGGCTCAGCCAGCTGCACGGCCGCTGGGCCGCCGAGTCCCGTCTCGTACGCAGCGAACTCACCCCCGGCGAGAAGGTACTCGGCAGCAGGCGCGGTCACACCGGGCACCAGCACCTGCCCTGGGTCGCGCTCGACGCCGACGGCGCCGCGACCGAGGAGAGCGGAGAGGTGTACGGGTGCGCGCTCGGCTGGTCGGGGTCCTGGCGCATCGCGGTGCACGCACTGCCCGACGGGCGGGTGCAGATCAACGGCGGCGCCGGGCACGACGACGCGGGTCTGGTGCTGCTCGCGCCCGGTCAGGCGTACACCTCGCCCGTGTTCGCCGGGCTGTGGAGCGGGGGCGGCTTCGGCGGCGCGAGCCGGGAATGGCACGCCTGGCAGCTGGCCCGGGTGATTCCGCGCGCCGGGGAACCGCGGCCGGTGCTCTTCAACTCCTGGGAGGCGACCGGCTTCGACATCTCCGAGGATCAGCAGCGCGCCCTCGCGCACCGCGCGGCCGACATGGGCGTGGAACTGTTCGTCGTCGACGACGGCTGGTTCGGCGCCCGCACCCACGACGCGGCGGGCCTCGGTGACTGGAGCCCCAACCCGGCCCGATTCCCCGGTGGGTTGAAGCCCCTGGCGGACGAAGTGCACGCGCTCGGCATGCAGTTCGGGATCTGGGTCGAGCCGGAGATGGTCAACCCCGACAGCGACCTCTACCGTGCCCACCCCGACTGGGTGCAGCATCAACTCGGCCGAAGCCGCACCGAGTTCCGCCATCAGCTCGTCCTGAACCTCGCGCGCCGCGACGTCCGCGCATACCTGTGGGAGCAGCTGGACGGGCTGCTCTCCAGTGCTCCCGTCGACTACGTGAAATGGGACTTCAACCGGTGCTTCACCGAGGCGGGCTGGCCGGACGAGCCGTATCCGCAGAAGCTGTGGGTCGAACACGTGGAGGCGTTCTACGCGCTGCTCGACCAACTGCGCGCCGCGCACCCGCGGGTCGCCTTCGAGTCCTGCTCGGGTGGCGGCGGGCGCGTCGACCTCGGGGTGCTCTCGCGCACCGACCAGGTGTGGACCTCCGACAACACCGACCCGCTGGACCGGCTCGCCATCCAGCACGGCTTCAGCCAGCTGCACCCCGCCCGGGTGATGGCGGCCTGGGTGACCGACAGCCCCAACGAGCAGCTCAACGGGCGGGCCAGCAGCCTCCGCTTCCGTTTCGTGAGCGCGATGGCCGGCGTGCTGGGCGTGGGCGGCGACCTGAACCGGTGGAGCGCGGCCGAACTCGCCGAGGCGCGCGAGTGGGTGGCGCTGTACAAGGAGATCCGCCCGGTGGTGCAGCTCGGCACCCAGTACCGGCTGCGGGCACCCGAGGGCGGGCTGAGCGCCGTCCAGTACACCCGGGGCGACGACACCGTCGTCCTGGCCTGGCTCCAGGCTCAGCGCCACGGAGAGCTTCCGCCCGCCGTCCGGTTGCGCGGGCTCGACGCCACCGCGGCGTACGAGTGCCTCGACACCGGGGCGGTCCACCGGGGAGCCGTGCTGCTGCACCGCGGGCTCGCCACCGGACTGCGCGGTGATCTGGACGCGGCGGTGTTCCGGCTGCGACGCGCCCGCTGA
- a CDS encoding tyrosine-protein phosphatase, whose translation MTQQIPQVPSTEPELSGVRNFRDVGGLPTVDGLRVRGGRLFRSGHLAHATEADAAFLATLGLHTVFDFRNAGDHKLEGPDIALPGVRNINIPLTDPADGAEFWKMVRDGGLAELRSALSDGRAADRMIHSYREIITRRTAEHSRVLHALAEDSVPALMHCAAGKDRAGLSIAVALLAVGVERDAIEADYLKSNEPHRRYKVRRTSESADAMSPEVMELLSPLFDARASYLHAAFDTIDKTWGSTERYFSQGLGLAPETRARLRERLLDGAV comes from the coding sequence GTGACCCAGCAGATTCCGCAGGTCCCCTCGACAGAGCCCGAGCTGTCCGGGGTGCGCAACTTCCGTGACGTGGGCGGGTTGCCGACCGTGGACGGTCTGCGGGTGCGCGGCGGCCGGCTCTTCCGCAGCGGACACCTCGCGCACGCCACCGAGGCGGACGCGGCCTTCCTCGCCACCCTCGGACTGCACACGGTCTTCGACTTCCGCAACGCGGGCGACCACAAGCTGGAAGGCCCGGACATCGCGCTGCCGGGCGTGCGCAACATCAACATTCCGCTGACCGATCCGGCCGACGGCGCGGAGTTCTGGAAGATGGTCCGCGACGGCGGGCTCGCCGAACTGCGCTCCGCCCTGTCCGACGGCCGAGCCGCGGACCGGATGATCCACTCGTACCGGGAGATCATCACCCGGCGCACCGCCGAGCACAGCCGGGTCCTGCACGCGCTCGCCGAGGACAGCGTCCCGGCGCTGATGCACTGCGCCGCGGGCAAGGACCGGGCGGGTCTTTCCATCGCCGTGGCGCTGCTCGCGGTCGGCGTCGAGCGGGACGCCATCGAGGCGGACTACCTCAAGTCCAACGAGCCGCACCGCCGCTACAAGGTGCGCCGCACCAGCGAGTCGGCGGACGCGATGTCCCCCGAGGTCATGGAGCTCCTGAGCCCCCTCTTCGACGCCCGCGCCAGCTATCTGCACGCGGCCTTCGACACCATCGACAAGACCTGGGGCAGCACCGAACGCTACTTCTCCCAGGGTCTCGGTCTCGCCCCCGAGACCCGCGCGCGGCTGCGCGAGCGTCTCCTGGACGGTGCGGTGTGA
- a CDS encoding DUF6126 family protein, whose protein sequence is MSEHESAPVAATPRKNIEETAETKFPRGLVVRLFAYLIAGHIFAGFLYLLFAVGAK, encoded by the coding sequence ATGTCCGAGCACGAGAGCGCGCCCGTCGCGGCGACACCCCGCAAGAACATCGAGGAGACGGCGGAGACCAAGTTCCCCCGGGGGCTGGTGGTCCGGCTCTTCGCCTACCTCATCGCCGGGCACATCTTCGCCGGCTTCCTCTACCTGCTCTTCGCGGTGGGCGCGAAGTAG
- a CDS encoding helix-turn-helix domain-containing protein yields MSTPADDVAALPGVAPRLRELRRRRGLTLEAAAQRAGLSPAHLSRLETGARQPSLPMLLALARIYGTTVSELLGEMPPEREPVIRAGRAAPREADGWTYHQTGGPGRAMQALRVEVPYGTQRELVRVHPGEEWLYVLTGRLRLSLGDATHELDPGDSAHFDSLTPHRISAASPGGAEFLFVHTLLQSPDPHPHHPHS; encoded by the coding sequence ATGAGCACTCCTGCCGACGACGTCGCGGCGCTCCCCGGCGTCGCGCCCCGGCTGCGCGAACTGCGCCGCCGTCGCGGTCTCACCCTGGAGGCCGCCGCCCAGCGGGCCGGTCTCTCGCCCGCGCACCTCTCCCGGCTGGAGACGGGCGCCAGGCAACCCTCGCTGCCGATGCTGCTCGCGCTCGCCCGCATCTACGGTACGACGGTTTCCGAACTGCTCGGCGAGATGCCGCCCGAGCGCGAACCCGTCATCCGGGCCGGCCGCGCCGCGCCCCGCGAGGCCGACGGCTGGACCTACCACCAGACCGGCGGCCCCGGCCGGGCCATGCAGGCACTGCGCGTCGAGGTCCCGTACGGCACGCAGCGCGAACTCGTCCGGGTCCACCCCGGTGAGGAGTGGCTCTACGTCCTGACCGGCCGGCTCCGGCTCAGCCTGGGGGACGCCACCCACGAACTCGACCCCGGTGACAGCGCGCACTTCGACTCGCTCACCCCGCACCGGATCTCCGCCGCCTCGCCCGGCGGAGCCGAGTTCCTGTTCGTGCACACCCTGCTCCAGAGCCCCGATCCGCATCCGCACCACCCGCACAGCTGA